Proteins encoded in a region of the Clostridium beijerinckii genome:
- a CDS encoding MurR/RpiR family transcriptional regulator, translating into MSEVYQKMAEKIPNMSKAQEKIAKYILAHPNSTPFLTVEKLAKLSGVSIATVTRFVIFLGYKGYPEFLKDTQESMQQQVSKTKRIRIDSDSGDSEERDIYNIFEDDVNNIKLTMEDLNIYELRRSVNLLLNAKRIYIVARRSSSVLGMFFKYYLDLMFNNVNLIEHIEQIPKQISGVNNEDVIIGITFEKYARSTVEIFTHLKRKGATTISITDSMLSPLVPYSDITLTAISKGTRFIESFAAPLSLINALIASIEKEKKDFFNSNVELLEEACRKFDLFI; encoded by the coding sequence ATGTCAGAGGTATATCAAAAAATGGCAGAAAAAATACCGAATATGAGCAAAGCACAAGAAAAAATAGCAAAATATATATTAGCACACCCAAATAGTACGCCTTTTCTAACTGTTGAAAAGTTAGCTAAATTATCAGGAGTAAGCATAGCAACTGTCACGAGGTTTGTGATTTTTTTGGGATACAAAGGTTATCCTGAATTTTTAAAAGATACTCAAGAATCCATGCAACAGCAAGTGTCTAAAACCAAGCGTATAAGGATCGATTCTGATTCTGGTGATAGTGAAGAAAGAGATATTTACAACATATTTGAAGATGACGTAAATAATATTAAATTGACAATGGAGGACTTAAATATATATGAATTAAGAAGATCTGTTAATCTACTATTAAATGCAAAAAGAATATATATAGTAGCAAGAAGAAGCTCATCTGTACTTGGAATGTTTTTTAAATATTATCTAGATTTAATGTTTAACAACGTAAATTTAATTGAGCATATAGAGCAAATCCCAAAGCAGATTAGTGGAGTCAATAATGAAGATGTAATTATAGGGATTACCTTTGAGAAATATGCAAGAAGTACAGTAGAAATTTTTACACATCTAAAAAGAAAGGGAGCTACAACAATATCAATAACTGACAGTATGCTGTCTCCGCTTGTTCCATATTCCGATATAACATTAACAGCTATAAGCAAGGGAACAAGGTTTATAGAATCTTTTGCTGCACCATTGAGCTTGATTAATGCTTTGATTGCATCTATTGAAAAAGAAAAGAAAGACTTTTTCAATAGTAATGTAGAATTGCTAGAGGAAGCGTGTAGAAAATTTGATTTGTTTATTTAA